caggtggaatgttcagtcgcagatatggtggtggggatgaggggggggagcgttgtcagtggcctggctggctagaggctgacagtgaagggagagtgggttgagtgttcagtatcttgattgcttgatgcatcgtgctgcttgcaagcctggtggtacggggaacggaggcgcctgtaacctctttccagagggcaggaggctgaacagtttgtgtgcagggtggcttgtgtctttgatgatcatcagtgcttttcgggtgaggcgtgcggtgtaaatgtcctgcagggaggggagtggtactccaatgatcttcttcgctgtgttcacaacacgctggagtgtcttcctgtttctccgtgcagcttcctccccacactgtgatgcagctggacacgacgctctctatggttcctctgtagaatgttgtcatgatggagggtgtagcacttgccttctttagtttgcgcaagaagtagagacgctgatgggccttcttcgccagtgatgtagtgttgttggtccaagagaggtcgtcgctgatgtgcactccaaggaacttggtgctgctcactctctccacagcatcaccgtcgatggtcagtggtggcagttgtttttggaccctctgaaagttgacaacaatctccttggtcttgttgacattcagcagggaggttgttgtctttgccaccatctggccagcaggtctacttcttctctgtagtgggtctcatcgcccttagtgatgaggcccaccagtgttgtatcatccgcaaacttcactagatggttagtgctgtgggtcgttgtgcagtcatgtgtcagcagcgtgaacagcagggggctgagaacacaaccttgcggagccccgtgctcagggtcagggtgcttgaggtgttattccctacccgtactgcttgtggtctctgcatcaggaagtccagcagccagttgcagagggaggtgctgaaacctagtttgtccagttttctgatgagttgttgtggtattatggtattaaatgctgaactgaagtcaatgaacagcattctcacatatgagtctttattgtccaagtgggtgagggctggatggagggcagagcaggatTGCATCCTCGTGGattcgcttggctcggtatgcgaactggtaggggtccatggtggggggtagggtggctttgatgtgtgacagggactagccgttcgaagcacttcatgattatgggcgtcagtgctacagggaCGGTAGtccattgaagcatgatggtgatgatttcttctcGGCACgtggtatgatggtagcagctttgaaaagtgatgggatgactgcttgctccagagagatgttaaagatgtctgtgcagaagacatccttcagctcttctgcacaatccttcaacactcggccaggtatgttgtctgggccagctgcttttgcgtgggttgatggtggccagtgtcctcttcacactggcagaggacaggtacagggttgatcatgggggggagggggagtttttctgtggatgagtgtcattttgtgcttcaaaacgggcaaaaagaaactgttcaggtcgtttaggcagagaggagttgttgtcacagcttcgtggtgcgggcttatagtccgtgatggcctgtatgccctgccacaggctctgtgcatctctgctgtctttgaagtgtgttgttattttgtccgagtattcctttttgctttcctgattgCCCTGGGACagggtttgcccttgctgcttttaggccagctacgtctcctgctctgaaggctttgtctctggccctcagcagtcctgtgaacgtctcctgtgaaaccatggcttctggttggccctggtggtgatgcgttttatttctgtaaaacatcatcaatgcattttgtgatgtaggatgtcacggtgtctgtgtactcctcaatgtcaatgtggttgctgtgtggtggcagctgttttgaacatgtcccaatctgtggtttcaaagcagtcttgtagtcgtgacacgctccctctggccattttctcacctccttcagagctggtttggtgagttttaccttttgtctgtaggctggcagtagcagaatcgttaggtggtctgataggccgatgtgggggatgggctttgccttgtatgctccttgttttggggtataaacaaagtccagggtatTTGTCCTCTTgtttggaaagttaacatgttggtgaaatttggaagtactgttttgagatttccgtggttgaaatctcccatgaccactgtgaaggcatctgggtgtgcatcttgttgttcactgattccccgatgcagctcgttcagtgcctcgcttctggcgctgttggtgttgctaggagcgaggtaaactgcgaccagtagaatggcggatatttctcttggtaaatagaagggtcggcacttgatgatcatgaactccactagtggagagcagtgtctctgtaccaccgtagcatttttgcaccaagcatcatgtgtgtaaacacatattcctccccctcgttttttctctgcaagggctctgtccgctcggtggcacgtaagttgctccagttgtaaagccgagtcgggtatgccgtcgttcagccatgattctgtaaacacggtcacacagcagtagtatagtatagtattctCTATTCCTTGTGAGGGGGTGTTGGCCATTTTGTGGACGTGTAGACCATGCAATGGTTCAATAAAgagattttaaaagtcaaaaagtttatttctttttttctttcgtcTTGGTTGCTTAAATGTACTgttaactttattgttttctcattATAATTCACCACGTCTTTTCGTTTCCATCAccgttttctctctccatctctctctccatctctccatctctctctgcaggcATGGTGTCTGACTTCATGCTGTGTCTCACCAGCCGTGATGCCGACTTCCTGCGCTCCTACGAGGAGGGCCTGCAGTCCGACCGCCCCCCCTCCAGCCTGCTGGAGCCCGGAGCCAGCCCAGAGGGcagcaactcctcctcctcctccccgggaGCAGCGGCATCCTGCATCCTGCTCCCCTGCGACCTGGACCCGGAGGTgctctcccccccaccacctgcCTCCAACGGCCacactacccccacccccacccccacccccaccccaacacccacacccaccacgCTGGCCTCAGCCAAGCACCCTCCCCTGGAGATCTCCCCCCAGAGCCCCGCCGAGCCCACCACGGCCCCCGACAGCCCGTCCAAGGCCTCCCCTCCCGGGGAGAAGCTGCTATACACGTGCCCCATGTGCCCCTTCACCAGCCAGTACCCCAACCACCTGGCGCGCCACAGCAAGACGCACAGCGGCGAGAAGCCCTACACGTGCCCGCACTGCCCCTACGCCTCGGCGCACCTGGACAACCTGAAGCGGCACCTGCGTGTGCACACGGGCGAGAAGCCCTACGCCTGCGCACGCTGCGACTACGCCTGCGGCAACCTGGCCAACCTGCGGCGGCACGAGCGCATCCACACGGGCGCCAAGCCCTTCACCTGCCCGCTCTGCCCCTACAGCTGCAACCAGAGCATGAACCTCAAGCGCCACATGCTGCGCCACAGCGGACACAAGCCGCACCACTGCACCTACCCGCTCTGCAACTACACCACGGGCCACTGGGACAACTACAAGAGGCACCAGAAGAAGCACGCCGGCGGCGGGGGTGcggatggggacggggacggggagggggatggaggtgCTGGGGAAGGGCTGCTGCAGCAGGACTGGGAGGAGAaacaggagatggagatggagatggagatggaacagggcagggagggagagatgtagaggaagggaaggatacacacacacacacacacacacacacacacacacacacacacacacacacacacacacacacacacacacacacacacacacacacaatccagacaTCCTACCTACAGAGATTTGCTTGCACTTACCTACAGACGCGTCTGCGCATACTGCCACATATACAAAGCAAACACACTCTTAACACTGATATTTCGATTTTCTTAGTCTCTGAAAACTGTAATTAAAacctattttttatatttttctgtcTTGCGTTGTTGACCATGTAGACTCTTTTGATATATGATGATGCTGTGCGAGCACTGCTGGCTGCTAGGAGCACGTTGGGATCCCAGGTTTCAGAGAGGCCTTCTGTTTTTGTCAGGACCAAACTTGTCAAGACTGAACTTGACCCCAATGACTCTAGCTGTTTATTTTGacgtctgtttttttgtttttttaccccttcctttttttttcttcttcttctggtgcCTCTGGGTAATGCTGCACTGAGTCCATTGCACACTGCTAACCAAGGCATTAAAaggggtgcgcgtgtgtgtgtgtgtgtgtgtgtgtgtgtgtgtgtgtgcgtgtgcgtgtgcgtgtgcgtgtgcgtgtgtgcgtgcgtgcgtgcgtgcgtgcgtgcgtgcgtgtgtgcgtgtgtgcgtgtgtgcgtgtgtgcgcgcgtgt
This is a stretch of genomic DNA from Engraulis encrasicolus isolate BLACKSEA-1 chromosome 19, IST_EnEncr_1.0, whole genome shotgun sequence. It encodes these proteins:
- the LOC134435309 gene encoding zinc finger protein 513; the encoded protein is MPRRKQSNPQPVKLEYEDGLAVGPPDGLVLESNLMLGQDLEFGEADFKIIGFDRDSDCASGDMGMAVYSLSDEDCGAGSKRHSLGSDMEEEPLDMAKGGALPLYLGCGCCGGALEDPEHPLCLRCGALGNPRRRRKSTTSSSSLAATGKTTHNGSNGRARAQRRRNKPTKTSATITDDTGPPTSDHGSSSPKSFSCQLCSFTSRYSNHLKRHMKTHNGEKPYTCPHCPYASAQLVNLQRHMRTHTGEKPYKCSQCAFACSSLGNLRRHQRMHAEERQHTCHLCSYRAGSGLSLKRHMATHKANGSGSNGDEIAEEGMVSDFMLCLTSRDADFLRSYEEGLQSDRPPSSLLEPGASPEGSNSSSSSPGAAASCILLPCDLDPEVLSPPPPASNGHTTPTPTPTPTPTPTPTTLASAKHPPLEISPQSPAEPTTAPDSPSKASPPGEKLLYTCPMCPFTSQYPNHLARHSKTHSGEKPYTCPHCPYASAHLDNLKRHLRVHTGEKPYACARCDYACGNLANLRRHERIHTGAKPFTCPLCPYSCNQSMNLKRHMLRHSGHKPHHCTYPLCNYTTGHWDNYKRHQKKHAGGGGADGDGDGEGDGGAGEGLLQQDWEEKQEMEMEMEMEQGREGEM